The Rhizoctonia solani chromosome 4, complete sequence genome contains a region encoding:
- a CDS encoding Reverse transcriptase: MSDSKDIEEHIQRMRGWFQQINDIAPNSCTEADWITTLVASLPDSWDTFTQSVSFEFDTEDKNKLANQVSDLRSRIMAEAHQRNTRQPDGKTFFATNKPSFNKFVRTNMSNKGPDKSKLKCNNCGKIGHWAAKCQGPGGGAFKPNHSNKGGQPNRRFNTPGKARNGNARTHIAIANNSEHKEYAFLTLEDKISLIGKTPNTWIADSGTTTHIAIDWNAFSNYTKSSGYIAGVTGKEPIMGRGTVELFKGKNKQKASNSPSQSTEPKLTTHAAVPKPSSTCSKLTMPHSGTCLDTAESACKINANPSLKSSGVQTRCQNPNKPKLTLDTNYRGVKITVKDTAAAPTGLSSPNIPGAFTNYITELNKYCNDSGSNYSNAYILGTSANQHNSVTNITLFCSHIPLLVSNTLSIISAPTIPTKLASELAAQEEPQILAFTPTSELAGQFGELKLTSEHFPPPAESILETFTNNNPHWVFAANLPATSNNPTTEEALLGPDADKWKAAMEQEIATLEKQGMYNTSTLPPGRKAMGCQWVLTIKQNKEGQPIQYKAQLVVQGYSQQPGIDYGQTFAPVVRLDSIRTLTSLANQNDWDIQQLDVTLAYLHANVEEELYMRQIPYFDNRSSNILRLRQSLYSLKQAGCMWNYACVYHRIMDISGKLYVSIVAVHVDDSIIITTPNNTNFVVSELLCEFEMRNLGPIRHFLGIHFKRYRQQGLKDAYPANTPMSPNVQLTQYDGIKPKFPYGIFVAQYTTCYGPAHVTAIKQVIRYLKGTSFLGLLYKQLEAKVGFGEVGYSDANWGSNLLDCKSISGNVYLLGRAAVSWSAKKQPTVALSTMEAEYMALSHACTQAIWFRQFFQELYYPADAPTLILSDNLAALTLSVELQFHGRSKHIDICHHFMRNTIEKRMISTLYVPLNKNLADALTKALPAPQFNYLTNAIMGKQVFEGPKEEEAD; this comes from the exons ATGTCGGACAGCaaagacattgaggaacacATACAACGTATGCGTGGATGgttccaacaaatcaatgacaTTGCACCAAACTCGTGCACTGAAGCCGATTGGATAACCACGTTAGTAGCAAGCCTACCTGACTCATGGGACACGTTCACCCAGTCTGTAAGCTTCGAATTCGACACTGAAGACAAGAATAAATTAGCCAATCAAGTGAGTGACCTACGCTCACGTATTATGGCCGAAGCACACCAAAGAAATACCCGACAACCTGACGGTAAGACTTTCTTTGCTACAAATAAACCAAGCTTCAATAAATTTGTACGTACCAATATGAGTAATAAAGGCCCAGATAAGTCTAAATTGAAATGCAATAACTGCGGAAAGATTGGACACTGGGCAGCCAAATGCCAAGGTCCAGGTGGAGGCGCATTCAAGCCCAACCATTCAAATAAAGGCGGTCAACCAAACAGAAGATTCAACACACCAGGAAAAGCTAGGAATGGCAATGCCCgcacgcatatagccatagCTAATAACTCTGAACATAAAGAATATGCGTTCTTGACCCTTGAGGACAAAATAAGCCTGATAGGCAAGACCCCCAACACCTGGATAGCAGATAGCGGCACTACTACTCACATagcaattgattggaatgcaTTCTCCAATTATACCAAGTCATCCGGCTACATTGCCGGAGTCACTGGCAAAGAGCCAATAATGGGCCGCGGCACTGTAGAGCTATT caaaggaaagaaCAAACAGAAAGCATCAAACTCACCAAGCCAATCTACTGAGCCTAAACTCACTACTCACGCTGCTGTTCCTAAACCCAGCTCTACTTGTTCTAAGCTTACTATGCCCCACTCTGGGACTTGTCTTGATACTGCTGAATCTGCTTGCAAGATCAATGCAAACCCCTCCCTCAAGTCCTCTGGCGTCCAAACCCGTTGCCAAAACCCCAACAAGCCCAAGCTCACCTTGGACACCAACTACAGAGGTGTCAAGATCACTGTCAAAGACACTGCCGCCGCTCCCACCGGTTTGTCTAGCCCAAACATCCCTGGTGCATTCACTAACTACATTACAGAACTCAACAAATACTGCAATGACTCAGGAAGCAATTACtccaacgcatacatccttgGAACAAGCGCAAATCAACACAATTCAGTCACCAACATCACCTTGTTTTGTTCCCACATCCCCTTGCTTGTCTCCAACACCTTGTCTATTATATCCGCCCCAACTATCCCAACCAAACTTGCCTCTGAATTGGCCGCACAGGAGGAACCACAGATCCTGGCCTTCACCCCAACCAGTGAGTTGGCTGGACAATTTGGTGAACTCAAACTTACCTCAGAACACTTCCCACCACCAGCAGAATCCATCCTGGAGACCTTCACAAACAACAACCCGCACTGGGTTTTTGCCGCCAACCTTCCGGCGACCAGCAATAACCCAACCACTGAGGAGGCATTATTGGGACCGGACGcggacaaatggaaggcaGCAATGGAACAGGAGATTGCAACCTTGGAGAAACAGGGAATGTACAACACCTCAACGCTCCCACCAGGCAGGAAGGCAATGGGATGCCAATGGGTACTCACAATCAAACAAAACAAGGAGGGCCAACCCATCCAATACAAGGCGCAACTAGTTGTGCAAGGTTACAGCCAACAGCCGGGTATTGACTATGGCCAAACATTTGCTCCAGTGGTACGTTTAGATTCTATCCGTACACTCACATCACTTGCCAATCAAAATGATTGGGACATCCAACAGCTTGACGTTACATTGGCGTACTTACATGCCAACGTTGAAGAAGAGCTTTACATGCGTCAAATACCATACTTTGACAACAGATCCAGCAACATTCTGCGCCTACGCCAATCACTATACAGCCTTAAACAAGCCGGATGCATGTGGAATT ACGCCTGTGTGTACCACCGGATCATGGACATATCTGGCAAACTCTACGTATCAATTGTTGCCGTCCATGTTGATGACTCAATCATAATTACAACCCCCAACAACACCAACTTTGTAGTATCTGAATTACTTTGTGAATTTGAGATGCGCAACCTTGGACCCATCCGTCATTTTTTAGGTATACATTTCAAACGGTATAGACAACAAG GCCTTAAAGATGCATACCCAGCCAATACTCCAATGAGTCCAAATGTGCAACTTACACAATATGATGGAATTAAGCCAAAATTTCCATACGGCATATTTGTTG CTCAATACACAACATGCTATGGTCCCGCTCATGTGACGGCAATCAAACAAGTTATACGTTACCTTAAAGGAACATCATTCCTTGGGCTATTGTATAAGCAATTGGAGGCCAAAGTTGGATTTGGAGAAGTTGGCTACTCTGATGCCAATTGGGGAAGTAACTTACTTGACTGTAAGTCTATTTCCGGCAATGTATACTTATTGGGCAGAGCCGCCGTTTCTTGGTCTGCTAAGAAGCAACCAACGGTCGCATTATCGACCATGGAAGCAGAGTACATGGCATTATCACACGCATGTACTCAGGCAATTTGGTTCCGTCAATTCTTCCAGGAACTATATTACCCAGCTGACGCTCCCACACTCATACTTTCAGACAACCTTGCCGCCCTAACGTTATCCGTTGAGTTGCAGTTCCACGGTCGTTCAAAGCACATCGACATTTGCCATCACTTCATGCGCAATACTATTGAGAAGCGTATGATCTCTACGCTGTATGTGCCATTGAACAAGAACCTAGCTGATGCGCTTACTAAAGCCCTACCAGCACCGCAATTTAATTACCTGACAAACGCAATTATGGGCAAACAGGTATTTGAAGGAcccaaagaggaagaagcggattAG